A window of the Rhizobium brockwellii genome harbors these coding sequences:
- a CDS encoding AraC family transcriptional regulator, giving the protein MNQDLHPQVFEGLERLCAGPSGNAILAAPAFPGIERIEAQFSGNAFEPHRHDTYALGVTLKGVQTFRYRGERRFSLPGQVIVLHPDEEHDGGAGTEDGLQYRMLYLEPSLLLECLEADGVGLPFVDEPVIGDPALAGVLLAALGELDRELDALFVDDFVSRVTVGLSRHARMPRRPLGLVAWRHARAARDYLEAHATRAVNSCELEAVTGLDRFALSRHFRAAFATSPHRYLLMRRLQRARAMIGVGEGISDVAAATGFADQSHLNRHFKKAYGMTPGQWAALAHNSAPHSIRGFPQGRNGAR; this is encoded by the coding sequence TTGAACCAGGACTTACATCCGCAGGTCTTCGAGGGTCTTGAACGTTTGTGCGCGGGACCATCCGGCAACGCCATCCTGGCTGCGCCGGCCTTTCCCGGCATCGAGCGCATCGAGGCGCAGTTCTCAGGCAATGCTTTCGAGCCGCATCGGCACGACACCTATGCACTCGGCGTGACTCTGAAGGGGGTTCAGACCTTCCGCTATCGCGGCGAGCGGCGCTTCAGCCTGCCGGGGCAGGTGATCGTGCTGCATCCCGACGAAGAGCATGACGGCGGGGCGGGGACCGAGGATGGGCTGCAATACCGCATGCTCTATCTGGAGCCGTCGCTGCTTCTCGAATGCCTGGAGGCGGATGGCGTCGGCCTGCCTTTTGTCGATGAACCCGTTATCGGCGATCCTGCGCTGGCGGGCGTGCTGCTGGCGGCACTCGGCGAACTTGACCGCGAACTGGACGCGCTTTTCGTCGACGATTTCGTATCGCGGGTGACGGTCGGGTTGTCACGGCATGCGCGCATGCCGCGCCGGCCGCTGGGCCTCGTCGCCTGGCGGCATGCGCGGGCGGCACGGGATTATCTTGAGGCGCATGCGACCCGGGCAGTGAATTCCTGCGAGCTTGAGGCGGTGACGGGTCTCGATCGTTTTGCGCTGTCGCGGCATTTCCGGGCGGCCTTTGCCACCAGCCCGCATCGCTACCTCCTGATGCGGCGGCTGCAGCGGGCCCGGGCGATGATCGGTGTGGGCGAGGGGATTTCCGATGTGGCGGCGGCGACCGGCTTTGCCGACCAGAGCCATCTCAACCGCCATTTCAAAAAAGCCTACGGCATGACGCCTGGCCAGTGGGCAGCGCTCGCGCATAACTCCGCGCCGCACTCTATACGGGGTTTTCCACAAGGCCGGAACGGCGCGCGATGA
- a CDS encoding DUF2000 family protein yields MFDTKIAVVLRNNLAGWQKLNVTAFLMTGIAGRHPEIIGEAYRDRVGNLYNPLSIQPIIVLSADEATISAVHRRALERDITSSLFIEEMFATGHDAANRAVFAEFAPEDAKVVGIALRAEKKIVDKITKGATMQH; encoded by the coding sequence ATGTTTGATACCAAAATTGCCGTCGTCCTGCGAAACAATCTTGCCGGCTGGCAGAAGCTGAACGTCACCGCCTTCCTGATGACGGGCATCGCCGGCCGGCATCCCGAGATCATCGGCGAAGCCTACAGGGACCGCGTCGGCAATCTCTACAATCCCCTGTCGATCCAACCGATCATCGTGCTCTCCGCCGACGAGGCGACGATATCAGCCGTTCACCGCCGCGCGCTGGAGCGCGATATCACCAGTTCGCTGTTTATCGAGGAGATGTTTGCGACCGGCCACGACGCGGCCAACCGCGCCGTCTTCGCAGAATTTGCGCCCGAAGATGCCAAGGTTGTCGGCATTGCGCTGCGCGCCGAAAAGAAGATCGTCGACAAGATCACCAAGGGCGCAACGATGCAACACTGA
- a CDS encoding OmpA family lipoprotein: MIKKFVLLAIAASYLSACTTTDPYTGEQKVSNTAGGAALGALGGALVGVAVGGGGHGKRNAALIGAGVGALAGGAIGNYMDQQESELRAQLEGTGISVTRNGDNIILNMPSNITFDVDQDAVKPGFYPTLNSVAIVLRKFNRTLIDVNGHTDSTGSLQHNQDLSQRRALSVADYLGGQGIDQRRVSAVGFGPSQPVASNASEAGRAQNRRVEIQIAPITQG; this comes from the coding sequence ATGATCAAAAAATTCGTACTTCTCGCTATTGCCGCAAGCTATCTCAGTGCCTGCACGACGACTGATCCCTATACCGGTGAACAGAAGGTTTCCAATACGGCGGGTGGTGCTGCTCTTGGCGCCCTCGGAGGCGCTCTCGTCGGCGTGGCTGTCGGCGGCGGCGGCCACGGCAAGCGCAATGCGGCGTTGATCGGCGCAGGTGTCGGCGCTCTCGCCGGCGGCGCGATCGGCAATTACATGGACCAGCAGGAATCCGAGCTTCGCGCCCAGCTCGAAGGCACCGGCATTTCGGTGACCCGCAACGGCGACAACATCATCCTCAACATGCCCTCGAACATCACCTTCGACGTCGACCAGGACGCGGTGAAGCCGGGCTTCTATCCGACGCTGAATTCGGTGGCGATCGTGTTGCGCAAGTTCAACCGCACGCTGATTGACGTCAACGGCCATACGGATTCGACCGGCAGCCTGCAGCACAATCAGGACCTGTCGCAGCGCCGCGCGCTGTCGGTTGCCGATTATCTCGGTGGCCAGGGCATCGACCAGCGCCGAGTCTCCGCCGTCGGTTTCGGCCCTTCCCAACCCGTCGCCTCCAATGCGAGCGAGGCCGGCCGTGCGCAGAACCGCCGCGTCGAGATTCAGATCGCGCCAATTACGCAGGGCTGA
- a CDS encoding flagellin N-terminal helical domain-containing protein, producing the protein MSIYQRVSVDAALHVLRDINRNMAVTQNHITTGMRVAKASDNAVYWSVATTARTDNKAVSAIQDALGMAAATMGTAYTGVQNVIDVVSEIKAKLVAATEDGVDKDKVNEEIKQLQEHLRSVSEAATFNSDNWVVLNNDATPTQPRQIPASFIRNADGTISVGMLSYHIDTTPSGSTTSKDARYLIDDRATGSGEYGVLTSAYFATELGASQDYVLMQSKNGTTTGQVVISLSASTTKGQVSEMISVVDAALTQLTTVGSAFGALEKRINLQNDFATKLHDNITAGIGQLVDADMEEESSRLRALQTQQQLGLQSLNIANATYDTVRQLFQNF; encoded by the coding sequence GTGAGTATTTACCAGCGCGTCTCGGTGGATGCGGCGCTTCATGTGCTGCGCGATATCAACCGTAATATGGCGGTCACGCAAAATCACATCACGACCGGTATGCGTGTGGCAAAGGCCAGCGATAATGCCGTCTATTGGTCGGTCGCCACCACTGCGCGAACAGACAACAAGGCGGTTTCGGCGATCCAGGATGCGCTTGGTATGGCGGCGGCGACGATGGGAACGGCCTATACCGGCGTCCAGAACGTCATCGATGTCGTCTCCGAGATCAAGGCCAAGCTGGTTGCCGCGACCGAAGACGGGGTCGACAAGGACAAGGTCAATGAAGAGATCAAGCAGTTGCAAGAGCATTTGCGCAGCGTCTCCGAGGCGGCGACTTTCAATAGCGACAACTGGGTGGTTCTCAACAACGATGCGACACCGACGCAGCCGCGCCAGATTCCGGCCTCCTTCATCCGCAATGCCGATGGGACGATCTCGGTTGGCATGCTGAGCTACCATATCGACACGACGCCGAGCGGGAGTACGACCTCCAAGGACGCGCGCTACCTGATCGACGATCGCGCCACCGGTTCGGGCGAATACGGCGTGCTGACATCGGCCTATTTCGCTACCGAACTCGGCGCGTCGCAGGACTACGTGCTGATGCAGAGCAAAAACGGCACCACCACCGGGCAGGTGGTGATTTCGCTCTCGGCCAGCACGACGAAAGGACAGGTCAGCGAAATGATCAGCGTCGTCGATGCAGCGCTGACGCAGCTGACGACGGTCGGTTCGGCTTTTGGCGCGCTGGAAAAACGCATCAATCTGCAGAACGACTTCGCGACGAAACTGCACGACAACATCACCGCCGGCATCGGCCAGCTCGTCGATGCTGACATGGAGGAGGAGTCGAGCAGGCTGCGGGCGCTGCAGACGCAGCAGCAACTCGGCCTGCAATCGCTGAACATCGCCAACGCAACTTACGATACCGTGCGGCAGTTGTTCCAGAATTTCTGA
- a CDS encoding efflux RND transporter permease subunit yields the protein MSVTEIHQDRASGKQSFTALFVRRPILALVFNTLMVVAGLAAYVGVEVRELPDVDRPVVTVRTTFDGASPQTIDQELTKVIEGAVARVSGLKSISSTSSFGQSRVTLEFSDAIDLSVAANDVRDAIGRITQNLPDEADAPQIVKADSDSSAIMRLAVTSTNLNMDDLTQLVENEVIDRLASVDGVADVEEYGDQEKVFRVDVDQGALASRGLTIGDLTKALDNAALDVPAGSLKSNTQDIVVRATANLQTPADFSNVILQDRVRLGDVATVMLGPRDGETALRSNGKPGIGLGIIRQAQSNTLNISTGVKAAVDQLSKTLPEGTTIAITSDDAVFIQGAIHEVVLALILAAVIVTAVIYLFLRDWRATLIPAVSMPVALIGTLAAIYMVGFSINILTLLAIVLATGLVVDDAIVVLENIVRRRAEGMGPRAAAVLGTREVFFAVIATTATLAAVFIPLSFLPGQVGGLFREFGFVLAFSVGLSSIVALTLCPMLASRMLTKPMLEDHGVLGRFGGALADLYKWALHGCLNAPFVVILFSVIFAGAALVAFSTVKSELTPEEDRSMVMMRLTTPQGSSLEYTRDKMQLVEEYLQPLVDSGDIRNIFSISGQGGSLNSGFMVLTLAPWGERDRTQTEIVGDINQAASRVPALRGNAISSNSLRIRGAGSGLQMALIGNDHEALTAAAAKLVQSLEATGQYDTPRLTNEPSQAQVSVAIDRERASDLGIDITGLSTAIQSLLEGRSVVDVFVDGESYPVLLTSTTRPIDDPTDLENVFLKTGDGKIVPMSVIATMKEGSVAPQLNREQQLASVAITAGLRNGMSLGDAVKQVTDLAEPLLPPGSRLLPLAEAATLEENSSGMALTFGFAIVIIFLVLAAQFESVLSSLIIMSTVPLGLACAVFALVITGSSLNIYSQIGLVLLVGVMAKNGILIVEFANQLRDRGEDVRSSIEKACALRLRPVMMTMIATILGGVPLVFAHGAGAEARVALGWVIVGGLGFATLVTLFITPVAYLLLARFAKPHAHEEARLHEEMSVATRPRTAPDDEQLQAAE from the coding sequence ATGAGCGTGACCGAGATTCATCAGGACAGGGCCTCGGGCAAGCAGAGCTTCACCGCGCTTTTCGTTCGCCGGCCGATTCTGGCGCTAGTGTTCAACACGCTGATGGTTGTCGCCGGCCTTGCTGCCTATGTCGGCGTCGAGGTGCGCGAACTGCCGGATGTCGACCGTCCCGTCGTCACCGTGCGCACCACCTTCGATGGCGCATCGCCGCAGACGATCGACCAGGAACTGACCAAGGTGATCGAGGGGGCGGTCGCGCGCGTCAGCGGCCTGAAATCGATTTCGTCGACCTCTTCCTTCGGTCAGAGCCGGGTGACGCTGGAATTCTCCGATGCGATCGATCTCTCGGTCGCCGCCAACGACGTGCGCGACGCGATCGGCCGCATTACCCAGAACCTGCCCGACGAAGCGGATGCGCCGCAGATCGTCAAGGCGGATTCGGATTCCTCGGCGATCATGCGCCTTGCCGTCACCTCCACCAATCTCAACATGGACGACCTGACCCAGCTCGTCGAAAACGAGGTGATCGATCGTCTCGCCTCGGTCGACGGCGTTGCCGACGTCGAGGAATATGGCGACCAGGAGAAGGTCTTCCGCGTCGATGTCGATCAGGGCGCGCTTGCCAGCCGCGGACTGACCATCGGCGACCTGACGAAGGCGCTCGACAACGCCGCACTCGACGTGCCGGCCGGCTCGCTGAAGAGCAATACGCAGGATATCGTAGTGCGCGCCACCGCCAACCTGCAGACGCCGGCGGATTTTTCCAATGTCATCCTGCAGGATCGCGTCCGGCTCGGCGACGTCGCGACGGTGATGCTTGGGCCACGCGACGGCGAAACGGCGCTACGCTCCAACGGCAAGCCGGGTATCGGTCTTGGCATCATCCGCCAGGCGCAGTCGAATACGCTGAACATCTCGACCGGCGTCAAGGCTGCCGTCGACCAGCTGTCCAAGACACTGCCCGAGGGCACGACGATTGCCATCACCAGCGACGACGCCGTCTTCATCCAGGGCGCGATCCACGAGGTGGTGCTGGCGCTGATACTCGCCGCCGTCATCGTCACCGCTGTCATCTATCTCTTCCTGCGCGATTGGCGGGCGACGCTGATCCCGGCGGTCAGCATGCCGGTGGCGCTGATCGGCACGCTGGCGGCAATCTATATGGTCGGCTTCTCGATCAACATCCTGACGCTGCTCGCTATCGTGCTGGCGACCGGCCTCGTCGTCGACGATGCGATCGTGGTGCTCGAAAATATCGTGCGCCGGCGCGCCGAAGGCATGGGGCCGCGCGCGGCCGCGGTGCTCGGTACGCGTGAGGTGTTCTTCGCCGTCATCGCCACGACGGCGACGTTGGCGGCGGTGTTCATTCCGCTCTCCTTCCTGCCGGGACAGGTCGGTGGTCTCTTCCGCGAATTCGGCTTCGTGCTCGCCTTCTCGGTCGGTCTGTCGTCGATCGTGGCGCTGACGCTGTGTCCGATGCTCGCTTCGCGCATGCTGACCAAGCCGATGCTCGAAGATCACGGCGTGCTCGGCCGCTTCGGCGGGGCGCTGGCCGATCTCTACAAATGGGCGCTGCACGGCTGTCTCAATGCGCCCTTCGTGGTCATCCTGTTCTCGGTGATCTTTGCCGGTGCGGCACTCGTCGCCTTCTCGACGGTGAAGAGCGAGCTGACGCCCGAAGAGGACCGGTCGATGGTGATGATGCGGCTGACGACGCCGCAGGGATCGAGCCTCGAATATACCCGCGATAAGATGCAGCTCGTCGAGGAATATCTGCAGCCGCTGGTCGACAGCGGCGACATCCGCAATATCTTCTCGATCTCCGGCCAGGGCGGTTCGCTGAACAGCGGCTTCATGGTGCTGACGCTCGCTCCCTGGGGAGAACGTGACAGGACGCAGACGGAAATCGTCGGCGATATCAACCAGGCAGCCTCCAGGGTGCCGGCCTTGCGCGGCAACGCTATCTCATCGAACAGCCTTCGAATCCGCGGCGCCGGCAGCGGTCTGCAGATGGCGCTGATCGGCAATGATCACGAGGCGCTGACGGCGGCGGCCGCCAAGCTGGTTCAGTCGCTCGAGGCCACCGGCCAGTATGATACGCCGCGCCTCACCAACGAGCCCAGCCAAGCGCAGGTATCGGTGGCGATCGATCGCGAGCGCGCCTCGGATCTGGGCATCGACATAACCGGGCTTTCGACGGCAATCCAATCGCTGCTCGAAGGGCGATCGGTGGTCGACGTCTTCGTCGACGGCGAATCCTATCCCGTGCTTCTGACCTCGACGACGCGGCCGATCGACGATCCGACCGATCTTGAGAACGTGTTCCTGAAGACCGGCGACGGCAAGATCGTACCGATGTCGGTCATCGCCACGATGAAGGAGGGTTCGGTCGCGCCGCAGCTCAACCGCGAGCAGCAACTTGCCTCCGTGGCGATCACCGCCGGCCTCAGGAATGGCATGTCGCTCGGCGATGCCGTCAAGCAGGTAACCGATCTCGCCGAGCCGCTGCTGCCGCCAGGCTCCCGCTTGCTGCCGCTTGCCGAGGCGGCGACGCTCGAAGAGAATTCGAGCGGCATGGCGCTGACTTTCGGTTTTGCTATCGTCATCATCTTCCTGGTGCTGGCCGCGCAGTTCGAAAGCGTGCTGTCTTCGCTGATCATCATGTCGACGGTGCCGCTTGGTCTTGCCTGCGCGGTCTTCGCGCTTGTTATCACCGGGTCCAGCCTCAACATCTACAGCCAGATCGGCCTGGTGCTGCTGGTCGGCGTCATGGCGAAGAACGGCATCCTGATCGTCGAATTCGCCAATCAGCTGCGCGACCGGGGCGAGGATGTGCGGTCCTCGATCGAGAAGGCCTGCGCGCTGCGCCTTCGCCCCGTGATGATGACGATGATCGCCACCATCCTCGGCGGCGTGCCACTGGTCTTTGCCCATGGCGCCGGCGCCGAAGCACGCGTTGCGCTCGGCTGGGTGATCGTCGGCGGTCTCGGTTTCGCAACGCTGGTGACGCTGTTCATCACGCCGGTCGCCTATCTGCTGCTTGCCCGCTTCGCCAAGCCGCACGCCCACGAGGAGGCGCGCCTACACGAAGAGATGTCGGTTGCCACACGGCCGCGCACTGCGCCCGACGACGAGCAGTTGCAGGCCGCCGAATAA
- a CDS encoding efflux RND transporter periplasmic adaptor subunit produces the protein MAFWKQFILSLIVIIAGFAAWVFFVPGAGDTMRDAGIPDSIVSEIAPKAEETADADAPTRAQGQQRGDGQGQGQNRRNGGGRNSAILVATQAVVQGIVNDRLNAIGTGDAIRSVAVTPQASGTIREILIKSGDRVKAGQVLAKLDSEEQVIARGQADVAVKAAVEKSNLYHNIKSSVSRMDVFDSEIAEQGARLQLQAAELNLARRDITAPIDGIVGIVPVNIGDNVTTSIPIVTLDDRSEILVDYWVPERFANTVSVGQPVEAMSVARPGQVFSGVVEAVDNRIDAASRTLRLRAKIDNSSDELRAGMSFSVSMKFAGDKYPAVAPVSVQWDSQGSFVWQVNDDKSHKVRVSIVQRNPDFVLVKADLKDGDVIVTQGLQRVREGGAVRVGADVAAAEVATQ, from the coding sequence ATGGCCTTTTGGAAGCAGTTTATACTGTCGCTCATCGTCATTATTGCCGGCTTTGCCGCGTGGGTTTTCTTTGTGCCCGGCGCCGGCGATACGATGCGCGATGCAGGGATTCCAGACAGCATCGTTTCCGAGATCGCGCCGAAGGCTGAGGAGACGGCGGATGCTGACGCTCCGACCCGGGCGCAGGGGCAGCAACGCGGCGACGGACAAGGGCAGGGACAGAACCGCCGCAATGGTGGCGGGCGCAACAGTGCCATTCTCGTCGCGACGCAGGCAGTCGTCCAAGGTATCGTCAATGACCGGCTGAATGCCATCGGCACGGGTGACGCGATCCGTTCGGTCGCGGTCACGCCGCAGGCATCGGGCACAATCCGCGAAATCCTCATCAAGTCGGGCGACAGGGTGAAGGCCGGCCAGGTGCTCGCCAAGCTCGACAGCGAGGAGCAGGTGATCGCCCGCGGCCAGGCTGACGTGGCGGTCAAGGCCGCCGTCGAGAAGTCCAACCTCTATCACAACATCAAGTCCAGCGTGTCGCGCATGGACGTGTTCGATTCCGAGATCGCCGAGCAGGGCGCGCGGCTGCAGCTGCAGGCCGCCGAGCTCAATCTCGCCCGGCGCGATATCACTGCGCCGATCGACGGTATCGTCGGCATCGTGCCGGTCAATATCGGCGACAACGTCACGACGAGCATCCCGATCGTCACGCTCGACGACCGTTCGGAAATCCTCGTCGACTACTGGGTGCCGGAGCGCTTCGCCAATACGGTGTCGGTCGGCCAGCCGGTCGAGGCGATGTCAGTGGCAAGGCCAGGACAGGTGTTTTCGGGCGTGGTCGAAGCCGTCGACAACCGCATCGACGCGGCAAGCCGCACGCTTCGCCTGCGCGCCAAGATCGACAACAGTTCCGACGAGCTGCGCGCCGGCATGTCCTTCAGCGTCAGCATGAAATTTGCCGGCGATAAATATCCGGCCGTCGCCCCGGTCTCGGTGCAGTGGGATTCGCAGGGCTCCTTCGTCTGGCAGGTCAACGACGACAAGTCGCACAAGGTGCGGGTCAGTATCGTGCAGCGCAACCCGGATTTCGTGCTCGTCAAAGCCGACCTCAAGGACGGCGACGTGATCGTGACACAGGGCCTGCAGCGCGTGCGCGAGGGCGGGGCAGTGCGTGTGGGCGCCGATGTCGCGGCTGCGGAGGTCGCCACCCAATGA
- a CDS encoding adenylate/guanylate cyclase domain-containing protein, with protein MSETRRKLTTIFCADVQDYTRLMGADEEGTLAALKRCREAMGRLIESHGGRVINTWGDGLIADFPSVVEAVRTAVDTQNELAGFNARRPADGRMLFRIGINLGDVIVEGEDIYGDGVNIAARLQASAAAGGIVISSTVYDQVRNKVAVGFEFLGPLMVKNVDEGVPSYAVKIGDARDETPPAELSGPTRPQPAPVMAAAKAETTPAPGGRRLYGVLGVIAAVLIGINLLSWQGVFWAQFPVLALAVIAALAWNRDQILFNRKITSLAILALGLAGINLFTWTGQFWAVWPILGIAAVMGVRWSMRR; from the coding sequence ATGAGTGAAACGCGGCGCAAGCTGACGACGATCTTCTGTGCTGACGTGCAGGACTATACGCGACTGATGGGCGCCGACGAGGAGGGGACGCTTGCGGCGCTGAAGCGCTGCAGGGAGGCGATGGGGCGGCTGATCGAAAGCCATGGTGGCCGTGTCATCAACACCTGGGGCGATGGGCTGATCGCCGATTTCCCGAGCGTGGTTGAGGCGGTGCGCACGGCCGTCGACACCCAGAACGAACTCGCGGGCTTCAACGCCCGCCGCCCGGCCGACGGTCGCATGCTCTTCCGCATCGGCATCAATCTCGGCGACGTGATCGTCGAGGGGGAGGACATCTATGGCGACGGCGTGAATATTGCCGCGCGGCTGCAGGCGTCGGCTGCGGCCGGCGGCATCGTCATATCAAGTACCGTTTACGATCAGGTCCGCAACAAGGTGGCGGTTGGTTTCGAGTTTCTCGGGCCGCTGATGGTGAAGAATGTCGATGAAGGCGTGCCAAGCTATGCGGTAAAGATCGGCGATGCCAGGGACGAGACGCCGCCTGCCGAACTATCCGGCCCCACGCGGCCGCAGCCAGCGCCGGTTATGGCGGCAGCTAAGGCCGAGACAACCCCAGCACCGGGCGGACGCAGGCTGTATGGCGTGCTCGGCGTCATCGCCGCCGTCCTGATCGGTATCAATCTCTTGTCGTGGCAGGGCGTCTTCTGGGCGCAGTTTCCGGTGCTCGCGCTCGCCGTCATCGCGGCGCTCGCCTGGAACCGCGATCAGATCCTGTTCAACCGAAAGATCACCTCGCTGGCGATCCTGGCACTTGGCCTTGCCGGCATCAACCTCTTCACCTGGACGGGGCAGTTCTGGGCGGTGTGGCCGATACTGGGGATTGCGGCTGTCATGGGCGTGCGGTGGTCGATGCGTCGATAG
- a CDS encoding SpoVR family protein, translating to MTTTVRPKERLLFEGADWDFSTLQRIHDACEEIALGELGLDVYPNQIEVITSEQMLDAYSSTGMPLFYRHWSFGKHFAHHEAFYRRGMRDLAYEIVINSSPCISYLMEENTATMQTLVTAHAAFGHNHFFKNNYLFKLWTDAKGILDYLDFAKGYITRCEERYGEAAVERTLDAAHALMSHGVHRYAGKTTVDLRQEEKRQQERRAHEEQMFNDLWRTVPVGKARKGGDIGLEKRRAALGLPQDNILYFLEKSAPRLQPWQREILRIVRHVAQYFHPQRQTKVMNEGTATFVHYQIMNRLHERGQISDGNFLEFLKSHANVVFQPSYDDRRFSGFNPYALGFAMMQDIERIVTKPTEEDRAWFPDISGRGDAMAVLRGIWADYRDESFISQFLSPNLIRQLRLFHLYDDPDQTEGVLVSAIHNERGYLRIRRQLSREYDIGWTDPVIDIVDVDLAGDRRLLLQHIVMNGCHLQEADTRLVLQHLADLWGYDVLLQEIDGSSTVAREYAASPRKIVQ from the coding sequence ATGACCACGACGGTGAGGCCGAAAGAGCGGTTGTTGTTCGAGGGTGCGGACTGGGACTTCTCAACGCTCCAGCGCATCCACGACGCCTGCGAGGAGATCGCTCTCGGCGAACTCGGCCTCGACGTCTATCCGAACCAGATCGAGGTCATCACCTCGGAGCAGATGCTGGATGCCTATTCCTCGACCGGCATGCCGCTGTTTTACCGCCATTGGTCCTTCGGCAAACACTTCGCGCATCACGAAGCCTTCTACCGCCGCGGGATGCGCGACCTCGCCTACGAGATCGTCATCAACAGCTCGCCCTGCATCTCCTACCTGATGGAGGAGAATACGGCGACGATGCAGACGCTCGTCACCGCGCACGCGGCCTTCGGCCACAATCATTTCTTCAAGAACAACTATCTCTTCAAGCTCTGGACCGACGCGAAGGGCATCCTCGATTACCTCGATTTCGCCAAGGGTTACATCACCCGCTGCGAGGAACGCTATGGAGAGGCAGCCGTAGAGCGGACGCTTGACGCAGCCCATGCGCTGATGTCGCACGGGGTGCATCGATATGCGGGCAAAACAACCGTCGACCTTCGCCAGGAGGAGAAGCGGCAACAGGAGCGCCGCGCGCACGAAGAGCAGATGTTCAACGATCTGTGGCGCACGGTTCCCGTCGGCAAAGCCCGCAAGGGAGGCGACATCGGCCTGGAAAAACGCCGCGCCGCCCTTGGTCTTCCCCAGGACAACATCCTCTATTTTCTCGAGAAATCCGCACCGCGGCTGCAGCCGTGGCAGCGCGAAATCCTTCGCATCGTCCGCCATGTCGCGCAATATTTCCATCCCCAGCGCCAGACCAAGGTGATGAACGAGGGAACGGCCACGTTCGTCCACTATCAGATCATGAACCGGCTTCACGAGCGGGGGCAGATCAGCGACGGAAACTTCCTCGAATTTCTGAAGTCGCACGCCAATGTCGTGTTCCAGCCGAGCTATGACGACCGGCGGTTCTCGGGCTTCAACCCCTATGCGCTCGGCTTTGCGATGATGCAGGACATCGAGAGGATCGTCACGAAGCCGACGGAAGAGGACCGTGCATGGTTTCCCGATATATCAGGACGAGGCGATGCGATGGCTGTCCTGCGCGGCATCTGGGCCGATTACCGGGACGAGAGTTTTATCAGCCAGTTCCTGAGCCCGAACCTGATCCGCCAGCTGCGGCTCTTCCATCTCTACGACGATCCCGATCAAACCGAGGGTGTGCTGGTTTCGGCGATCCACAATGAGCGCGGGTATCTGCGCATCCGCCGCCAGCTTTCGCGCGAATACGATATCGGCTGGACTGACCCCGTTATCGACATCGTCGATGTCGACCTAGCCGGCGACCGGCGCCTGCTGCTGCAGCACATCGTCATGAACGGCTGCCATCTTCAGGAGGCCGACACCAGGCTCGTCCTGCAGCATCTGGCCGATCTCTGGGGCTACGACGTATTGCTTCAGGAAATCGACGGTTCGAGTACCGTGGCCAGGGAATACGCAGCGAGCCCGCGCAAGATCGTCCAATAG